Genomic DNA from Bacteroidota bacterium:
TGCCAGGCACATCACCAAGCATGGCCGGCGTGCAGCAAGTATCGTGAACAGCATGATGCAACATGCGAGCGGTTCTCAGGGTACGCGACAAAAAGTAGAGATCAATGATTTGATCGAAGAGTACATCAACCTTGCATACCACGGGATGCGCGCCCGATCTGCTAACTTCAATACCTCTATCACCCAGGAATTTGATAAAGAGGCCGGAGAACTGGAGATGGTACCGCAGGAAATCGGACGGGTGCTCATCAACTTATTCAACAACGCCTTTTTTGCTATGCAGGAAAAGGTGGAAAAAGGCGATACCACCTACGAGCCCGAGTTAACAGTTAAAACCGTGAAACTGCCGCAGGCTGTAGAAATCCACGTGCAGGATAATGGCCCAGGCATCCCAAAACGTATTCGGGAACGCGTCTTCGAACCGTTCTTTACGACCAAAGCTGCCGGCAGCGGTACTGGGCTTGGACTATCGCTCAGTTTTGACATTATCACACAAGGCCACAATGGCTTGCTCCAAGTTGAAAGCACACCAGGATCTGGCACCACATTCAAAATTACGCTTCCTTCAGCCTAACGCGGCATGAACCTCTGGTGTTTACACGGCAACCTGCAACAACCATCCGTCTGGCACCCTTTCAAAAACTGCTGGTCGTATCAAGGCAAGCCACTTGCTTTAAAGTGCCCCAGCCTGTGGCGTAATCCGGCAACAGACTTCACCTCCTGGACCAACCACTTTACCAACTCAGTTGCAGCCATTGCAGATAACCAATCCCAATGGCTACTCGGTTACTCGCTGGGTGGGAGGCTGGCATTACATGCGGCATGCTCACAGCCAAGTTTATGGACAGGCGTTGTGGTAATCGGCGCGCACCCCGGCTATCAAACTCAATCCGAGCGTAAGAAACAGTTGGCATGGGACACAAAATGGGCCGGTCGGTTCAGCAATGAGCCGTGGGAAATCTTGCTAGAAGAATGGAATGAACTCCCTGTATTTGGCGGTATCCCCAACCCAACAAAACCCGACCTCAACACCTTTGATCGACGCAAAGTCGCAGCGACATTCACCCGGTTCTCAAAAGGGCAGCAATCTTATCTCATCCCCGCCTTATCAGCCCTCCAAACCCCTCCCATCTTATATATTACGGGCGAAAAAGATACGCGCTACCACACCATCGGGCAGATGCTCCAAACACACTGTCCAACAGTTCAACATGTGGTTATCCCCAATGCCTGCCATCGGGTGCCATGGGAAAACACGCCGGCGTTTATCAAAATTATTCAGGTTTTTCTAGACCAAACTCCTTAAAATACCCAGTAATGCCACCGTTTGGATTAACGCGCTCTATTCATTACAGCAATTCCATGAAAAACTCCCGCCGTCAGTTCCTAAAGAAATCCGCACTTGGCGCTGGTTTTGGCCTCAGCCTACCCGGCATGCTTGAAGACGTTGACCTCGATGTTTTCCCCGACGATGTCAATGTAATTCTTTTCCAGGGCGACTCTATTACTGACGCCGGACGAGACAAGAAAAACCAACAGGCCAATCGCCCTGGAAGCCTTGGAAATGGCTACGTGAGCCTTATTGCCTCAGAATTGCTCGGTAGACAGCCGGAAAAAGACTGGCAGTGCTACAACCGGGGCATCAGCGGCAATAAAGTACACCAACTCGCCGCACGGTGGAAAGAAGACTGCCTGGACCTCAAACCCGATCTATTGAGCATCATGATCGGCGTAAATGATTTCTGGCATACCCTTACCCACGATTACAAGGGTACAGTTGCGGTTTACGAAGAAGATCTGCGTAACATGCTCGACCTCACGCTCTCTGCGCTCCCAGATCTCAAGCTTATCATTGCAGAACCATTTGCTGTTGATGGCGGCACAGCGATCGACAACACGAAGTGGTATCCTGCGTTTAACGCATACCGCGAAGCTGCAAAAAACATAGCGATGGACTACAACGCCGGCTGGGTGCCTTTTCAACGATTGTTTGATGAAGCGCTCGAAAAAGCACCGGTTTCTTACTGGTGTCCGGATGGCGTGCATCCCGCACCGGCCGGCAATTACCTGATGGCACAGGCCTGGCTCAAAGCCTATCGGTCGATGAAATAGCCCTGCCCCCTCCTATACAAACGTCCGGGTACATGCAGGCAGAACCTATCGACAAGAGAACGAATTCGACCAGGCTCGAGACGTTTAGCGACGCAGTTTTTGCTTTCTCAGCCACATTGCTCGTGGTATCTCTCGAGGTACCGGAGAGTTTTCCTGCGTTACTTGATGACCTGCGTGGATTTATAGCATTCGGTTTGCGTTTCGCCGCTTTGCTCATGCTATGGAGTGTGCACCATGCCTACTTCCGCAGATTCCCGCTGGCCGACAACGTAAATATTGTCTTGAACGCCTGCCTGTTGTTTGTCATCCTTTTCTATGTATACCCCCTTAAATTTATGTCAGAGGGGCTCGTCAATATGTTGATGGGCATACCGACAAACATGGGGATGCGGAATGCGGACGATTTGGCGCTGATGTTTATTCTTTACAGTGCGGGGTTTGTCGCAATTTTCTTTTTTGTTGCGCTAATGTACTGGCATGCACACCGAAAAAGTAGGCTGCTCAACCTGTCGTTTCTTCAAAAGAAAGAAGCAGCCTTTTTTGCGCGGCACTACTTGATACTGGCTGGCGTAGGTGGACTTTCGATTGTCATGGCCGTTTTGAAAATAGGGATACAGATTGGCGGACCCGGTCATGTCTACATGATCCTGGGGCCACTCTGTTACTGGCATGCCCGGCGCCACACTCAAGAAATAGCTGAACTAGACGAGCACAATACGCAATGAAGTTTTCAAACCCACAGAAACTTTTCTTTTATCAGCTATTCCTGCTTGTATGTTTTGCATCCAATGCCCTTGCAGTACCCGTCAACCCGCCCTCGATGGAATTTCGGGCCGAGAAAGTAAAGTCGAAAGACATTGATGATCTGCTCAACAAGCTTGCTCCTGAAGGATGGATGCCGGCGTTTATCATCGAAGACGAACTGAGAAAACGCGTATTGTTCAGGCGCTCCCTCGACCCGACGCGACGGGCCCTCACGCTGGAATACCAGGCCAAAACCGTCGACGGGATGATGAAGCAGATGCAGGATGTGGTCAACACGGAGGCAGCGGCCGGCTGGATGCCCGTGTTTATTATCCGCGACACCTTCAAACACCGCATCATTTTTACCCGCGACAAAAACAGGCCAAATGCAGACGCAGAGTACATGAAATTAATCGTCGACGAATCCCGGCATCTCGATGATACCTTCAACCACCACGGCCGCGTGGGCTGGGAGCCCAAGTTTGTTGTTGAATATGGCGAGCGGTATCACGTGCTATTCAGACGTAAAACGGGCGTTGAGCACCAACCAAAACGATACCGGGCGCTCAAAACACTGGCTACGAGTCTAATTGACAACACCTTTAATGAACTTGCTGCAGAAGGCTGGCAGCCGCTGATCACATTTCAGGATAAAAAGGAATACCGGATGCTCTTTGTTGAGCACCCCCAGGCACATCGGCTCGAATACTTTGCCGACCGGGTTACCCTCATTAAACACCTGGATGACAGCTTCGGTCGGTGGAACCAACAAAGCTGGCACCCCATCTTTGTCTGGCATTTCTCTGCTGACACGACGCTTTTCACTGGTGAAGAACAATATCGTGTTTTATTCGCCCGGGCACGGTCGTAAGCGCAATTCCTTATGCCGATTTTCTAATGTCGCATTAAAGATTGCATTTGGTTGTTTGCGACACATAGAAGTAGCATTCAACCAGCAGACAACAATGCCCTTGTTCTTCTAACACGCGATCACAAAACAGTTGGATTTGCCCTATAATCAAGAGATGACTATAATTGGATTCATTTCCCATGGGTGGGCACGCGACTGCCCACATTCCTGTTTGTGCTTTTTATCCTGGTGCTGAGCGCTTAATTATCCTCGAAGCAACCGACGGCATGTTGTTGCACTTCGCAAAACACCCTATGAGATTACCTTTTGTTTGATATGAAATTGATACGTTTAAGCCTTGCCTGTTTTTTCTTTCTATTTACCGCGCTCCCGCTGCAGGCCCAGTCACAACCCGTCGATGACGTTACAACGCTGGACGGCATCATTCACGCGTACTACGACATTGTATCCGGACCCGCCGGCAGCATACCCGACCGGGAACGGGACATGTTCATTCACATCCCGGATGCACAGGTTATTATCATGAATGAAACCGCTGAAGGAGAAATTGTGGCAAACACCATGACGATTCAGGGTTTTCACGACCGAATGGGCGGGGCGCGTAAAACAGGATTTTTCGAATACGAAATCCACCGCGAAACCCAACAATACGGTGCCACGACCCACATCTGGAGTACCTACGAATGGAAAACTACAGAAGATGGCCCTGTAGGTGGCCGCGGCATCAACAGCATCCAGCTCTATCACGATGGCGACCGATATTGGATTGCTGCTGAAATCTTTGATACGCGCAACAAACCTATTCCCGAGCAATACATGCCGAAATAAAAAGAAGCCCTGGCGTGGGTCATACGCCAGGGCTTTTCCATCTCTTGGAGATCCTTCTTCCGATATAAATGCTTTACTGCGTTACCACCGTTACATACAATGGGTTATTGGCGTCACGCGCTTCCCACTGACGATGCCAAGTTCCGAGGTTGGTTACCCCAAAATTTGCTGCCAGGCCGCTAAACGCCCCAAGGCTCAGCAACGCGCTTTTGTCTCCTCGAATGATTGTGTTATCGCCAATGATCAGATCCAGGCCATAATCTGAAGACTGTAAGTCGCTCGCAAGATCGTCCATCTCATCTTCAAAGTCTTCTTCCTCGTCAGTCCTGCGGTGCCAATAGAGGCTGGCCTCATAGACCATTTTATCCGGACCTATAGCACGATTTCGTTTGTAGGCTCTCAGCCCTAGGGAGCCGTAGCGATTAAAATCTGCCCAGACGCAATCGGGTCCACTCGTTTTGCCAATTGGGTGATAACATGGATCATAATCTTCGCCCGTATCCCACATTTTCTTGAGTGAACTCAAACGGGTGATTGAGATATCAAAATGCTCAAGCTCACCTATAGGCATGGCCTCGGTGCGGTATTCGTTACCAGGAACGGCTATGCTCGGGTCAAAACCACCGCCAGCAGTTTGCAGCACAGGCACATCCGTGGTCCGATCGATCATGATTACACCGCGGCCATGATTGTGTTGATTCACAATTTCGAAAAAGATGCTGTCTGAAATCAGGCTCATCGTTTCGTTAAAGTACGTATTACCTTCATGATTAGGCTCGCCGGCGTCGTCTGAATGGAAAACAACACGATTTCCTTTTTTCGATGTAAAATCGTGTGTATGCTGTAGAATTTCCGAATGATGAAAGTCCTGGCCAAATGCAGAAGACCAGATGCCACTCATATCACGATATACAGATACATCCATGTGCCCCGTATTGGGCAAACCTTCGTGCAAGGCAACAATGGCGCCTTCGATTGTCACGTCGCCTCCCAGGTTAATGGCCGGATTCAAGCTGTTCTGCGGCGGCTTAACCAGGATTACCCCGTCCCAATTGAATGTAACGCCTGGCGGTACAATCAAGTCACCTTCTACTACCAAAATTCCTTTGCCGGAAAAATCACTAGAGAGGGTCAGGTCGCCTTCTACGGTTAACATTGATTGACTACCATCGAGGCCAAAGGTTGAGCTCAGGTCGCCGGCACTGCTTGCAACCTGGTGTTCTGACGGATTGGAAAGGGCATAAACCTCAACCGCTTCGCTGATTTGGTCCGGGTAAAACAGGCCAGCCTGGCCATCAAACGCGTCGCGCTCTGCCTGCGTAAAACTCTGTAACTGCGATGCCAGTGCGCTTTTATTGCCATTGATAAGTGCATTTTCCAGTGCAGCACTGGTTTCTGTCAGTCCCAGTCCCCATTCAGACAAATCATTAATCTGCTCAAGGTCGTCTACAAACACGTCTTCGAGATCTTGCAGACTCTGATCATCGAGCGCAATGCTTTCCAAATCAAGCACAGAAAGCTGCGAGATACTGGGCTGCAATGCACCAACTTTGAATTGAACAGGATTCAACGCGAAGCCTTGCCAGGAAAAGCGGCTTCGGATTTCGTGAACGGTTGAGTCGTACGCGCCATAAGCCCGAAACTCAAGGATATTGGCACTCGGAAAAGAAAAGTCTTCGATCCAGATTTTGCCTCCATCCCTTGTCAGGGTATCTGTAAAGGGCTGAGAAATTGAACTGCTTCCTTCGCTGTCTACCCAGTGGGTGAGCACCAGCTTGCGGCCGGTCATCGCCAGGTCACGGGCGACTTCAAGAGAGCGTTTTTTGTTTTCGCGTGATTCTGTTTCATTGGCCTGGCCCTGCATGTTAAACACGGCCAACAGCGTTGAAAAGACCACCGCGATGGCTATAACCAATGCGCCTTTTCCCATTTTATTTTCCTGTAAGGTTTAATCCCAATTGCTCAATTCAAC
This window encodes:
- a CDS encoding sensor histidine kinase; protein product: KNPLNFVNNFAEISIELAEELADAIKNEEEAGDIIDDLKQNARHITKHGRRAASIVNSMMQHASGSQGTRQKVEINDLIEEYINLAYHGMRARSANFNTSITQEFDKEAGELEMVPQEIGRVLINLFNNAFFAMQEKVEKGDTTYEPELTVKTVKLPQAVEIHVQDNGPGIPKRIRERVFEPFFTTKAAGSGTGLGLSLSFDIITQGHNGLLQVESTPGSGTTFKITLPSA
- a CDS encoding alpha/beta fold hydrolase, producing MNLWCLHGNLQQPSVWHPFKNCWSYQGKPLALKCPSLWRNPATDFTSWTNHFTNSVAAIADNQSQWLLGYSLGGRLALHAACSQPSLWTGVVVIGAHPGYQTQSERKKQLAWDTKWAGRFSNEPWEILLEEWNELPVFGGIPNPTKPDLNTFDRRKVAATFTRFSKGQQSYLIPALSALQTPPILYITGEKDTRYHTIGQMLQTHCPTVQHVVIPNACHRVPWENTPAFIKIIQVFLDQTP
- a CDS encoding SGNH/GDSL hydrolase family protein, whose product is MKNSRRQFLKKSALGAGFGLSLPGMLEDVDLDVFPDDVNVILFQGDSITDAGRDKKNQQANRPGSLGNGYVSLIASELLGRQPEKDWQCYNRGISGNKVHQLAARWKEDCLDLKPDLLSIMIGVNDFWHTLTHDYKGTVAVYEEDLRNMLDLTLSALPDLKLIIAEPFAVDGGTAIDNTKWYPAFNAYREAAKNIAMDYNAGWVPFQRLFDEALEKAPVSYWCPDGVHPAPAGNYLMAQAWLKAYRSMK
- a CDS encoding TMEM175 family protein, with the translated sequence MQAEPIDKRTNSTRLETFSDAVFAFSATLLVVSLEVPESFPALLDDLRGFIAFGLRFAALLMLWSVHHAYFRRFPLADNVNIVLNACLLFVILFYVYPLKFMSEGLVNMLMGIPTNMGMRNADDLALMFILYSAGFVAIFFFVALMYWHAHRKSRLLNLSFLQKKEAAFFARHYLILAGVGGLSIVMAVLKIGIQIGGPGHVYMILGPLCYWHARRHTQEIAELDEHNTQ